From the genome of Triticum aestivum cultivar Chinese Spring chromosome 3B, IWGSC CS RefSeq v2.1, whole genome shotgun sequence, one region includes:
- the LOC123068125 gene encoding agamous-like MADS-box protein AGL28, whose translation MAAPNRRGGSGRKKIVIRRIEQEDARFVCYSKRRQGFFSKATDLAVLTGAQVAALAFSPRGRAFSFGHPSVDSVVERFLAGEAAGAGAREEGAADDRLLAGEGAAGEDEKLEKLQQEFDELRTELAELKKRTKRTDKAMAKERSAGDQIAAWFDPKARDMGDEDMAAFFAALMQMKDAVSDRANQVLLEAMHAHMSRMAEVAPPPPPRIFGGSTFEYGSSSGTANDGMELQFLAPPPQEQGFEAAMDMQQMVMAPLPPSQVVAARMDVQEMPPPPGLADGIDTEQMQMTMPKPPGFDAGLDKEIDQWLDVMLPRPEFTAGMEAANKTHSSWHRAMNQDAQTSKKAKVQHA comes from the coding sequence ATGGCGGCGCCCAACCGGAGAGGTGGCAGCGGCCGGAAGAAGATCGTCATCCGCCGGATCGAGCAGGAGGATGCCCGGTTCGTCTGCTACTCCAAGCGCCGCCAGGGGTTCTTCAGCAAGGCCACGGATCTGGCGGTCCTGACCGGCGCCCAGGTGGCCGCCCTCGCCTTCTCTCCCCGCGGCAgggccttctccttcggccaccccTCCGTCGACTCCGTCGTGGAACGCTTCCTGGCGGGGGAGGCTGCGGGGGCTGGCGCGAGGGAGGAGGGCGCTGCCGACGACCGCTTGCTCGCGGGGGAGGGCGCTGCCGGCGAAGACGAGAAGCTCGAGAAGCTGCAGCAGGAGTTCGACGAGCTGCGCACGGAGCTGGCCGAGTTGAAGAAGCGGACCAAGCGCACGGACAAGGCCATGGCGAAAGAGCGCTCTGCGGGGGACCAGATAGCGGCTTGGTTCGACCCCAAGGCGCGCGACATGGGAGACGAGGACATGGCGGCCTTCTTCGCCGCGCTGATGCAGATGAAGGACGCCGTCTCCGATCGCGCCAACCAGGTTCTTCTCGAGGCGATGCACGCCCACATGAGCCGCATGGCGGAggtggccccgccgccgccgccccggatctTCGGTGGCAGCACCTTCGAGTACGGTAGCAGCAGCGGCACCGCCAACGACGGGATGGAGTTGCAGTTTCTGGCGCCTCCGCCACAGGAGCAGGGGTTCGAGGCCGCGATGGATATGCAGCAGATGGTGATGGCGCCGCTGCCTCCGTCTCAGGTGGTCGCCGCCCGGATGGATGTGCAGGAGATGCCTCCGCCGCCGGGGTTGGCCGACGGGATAGATACGGAGCAGATGCAGATGACGATGCCTAAGCCGCCGGGGTTCGACGCAGGGCTAGACAAGGAGATAGATCAATGGCTTGATGTGATGCTGCCGCGTCCGGAGTTCACTGCCGGGATGGAGGCAGCCAATAAAACACACTCATCTTGGCATCGGGCCATGAACCAAGACGCCCAAACGTCCAAGAAAGCTAAAGTGCAGCACGCCTAA